The region TTTGTCTTCAGCATCCAAGTGTAGGCCCTGACCCCAGAAAgtgtctctccccctctctctctttccccagctGTTCTGAATTCCCTACGCCAGCTGAGTACATCTACCAGTATCCTGACGGACCCGGACTGTATACCCGAGCAAGCCACACGAGCAGTCACAGAGGGCACCATTGGCAAATCTTTATAGTGCTGGCCAGACCCTCCGCTCACTCAGCTGCCCTGGGGCTGCTTTCCCTGGGCACTCCCCTCTGTCCCAGGTCCCTGGCGGTCAAGAAGGGTTTCTTCTGATCTCCTGGAAGCCAGGAAGAACTGGCTGTGACCTGGGGGACTTATCCTCCCTATTTGGACTTCCATTTTCTGGTCTGCAAATTGGGGATGGGGACGCTTCAACCGGAAGATGATCCCAAGGCCTTAGCAGCTGTGGTGCTTGGGGCCTAAGCTGGCAACTCAGGGAGTttgaaggagggaaggggacattCCTGTTTCCTTGTCACTCCTACCTGGCCCCCTACAGGCAGGGCTCAGGCCTCTATTTCTGAGCAGGGAAGCCAAAAAAGAGGTTCCTTCTCTTTGCTCCTCCACTGGTAGCCTGGTGGGGTTGCATGAAGGCGACCCTGGGTGAGGCCAGGCAGGTCTGATCCTGGGAGAGATCAGAGCAGGGCGTGGCCAAACCAGGGCAGgcatctggtgtgtgtgtgtatgcatgtgtgtgtattttgtaaaGAGTTCTTGAccaatacaaataaaaactgtTGGGGACTGTCAGCGTGTCTCACTCTGGGATGGAGAGAGAGCAGTTGGCAGTGGGAGGTGGACTTACAGGGGCCTCACAGGCCATGAGAGGGCCTCAGCTTGTCCTCTGAGCTGGAAGCCCCTGGAGAATTTTGAGTGGAGGCAAGACAAAATCAGACATAACTTCTCAACAGGATCCCTCTGGGTGCTGAGTTGAGAATAGGACGTGAGGGGTCAGTTTCAGGTATTGTTGTCATCCAGGCGAGAGAGGACAGACACTCATGCTGGAAATCTTCCCTCTGTGGCCAGGAGGAGGTTCAGAGAGGCTCACCACCTTCTATGTTAGAGGAGGGCAGATCTGGGACCAGGGAGTGGGGGTGACAGGGCCTTCCACTGGAATCATCCAAAAGAAAATGCTGCCCCAGAGGGTAGTGACTGCCCTACGGAGTGAGATGCAAGCAGAGGGTGGGCAGCCACTGGGTCAGGATATCTTAGAAGGAGCTGATACTGCAGATGGGGAGCTGGGTAAATGGCCCCAGTCCTTCATTGATCCTTTCATTGATCCATTGAACAAATATTTCCTGGGACTGCTCTGGTCCAGGCACTGGTCCTGGCTCTGGGGATTTTGCTTACCGCTGCATCCCTCTCCTCTCCAATGAGCTGACACTCAAGCCTGGCGAGTCTAAATCCTCTCATGTCCTCAGAACCTTCTGAAGATGTTTGTAGGCTAGAAAGAGCAGATGGTCTTCTGGGGGCTTTGATTTCCCGCATTTGTGTAGAATACTAATAACAAGAACATTTATAACTGGACACTGATCTAGTGTTTACCACGTGCCAAGCAcgattctaagcactttatgtatATTCAGTCCCTTAATCCTCATGACACCTACATCTATAGGCCTGTTGTGAGGCCTGAGGGGTAAGTATACACAAAGCActtacaacagtgcctggcatgtaacaCGAAGAGAGAGTTAGCATAATGACTACTATtgtccccactttacaggtgaaaAATTGAGGTACAGAGAGATTAGCCCAAGGTTGCAAGGTTAGCGGAGTGCCCACCCAGACTATCTGACTTCAGAGTTTCTGCTTTTAGCCACTTTCTACTGGGCAGGTGACAGGTGTACCTAGCTTTTAAGTGCTGCTGCAGACAAGAAGCTCTCTAAAAGGTAAAATCTTCTCAGTCTGTGCTCTGCTGTGTTCACCCATGCACCCTGCCAGGAAGGTCCTCATACGACTTCCCCTTGACCCTGCGTCCCCTCTAGATGCCACCTTCCCTTGAGAGAGTCATCTacacctgctccctcctcccctcccacaccTGCCTTtgggctcctcctccctcccccgtcTGCCCCAGCCTCACCCCTGCCCTGGCTCACCTGACTCCCTTGTTGCCAAATCCAAATCCAACACTTTGCCGTCCTTTtcttgccttctcctgggcccttGGACCTCCTCCTTGAGCCTCCCCCTTGAACCAAGCTTTCCCAGCAAATCCAGACTTCTCACCAGGCCCTCCTTCATCCTGACAGCATCTTCTCAGTTCCTGCTGTGGGAGACTCTTCTTCCACCTGTCCCTTCCTCGGCCCACTTCCCGTCTCACTCTCAGGCAAGACTCAGCAATGCCATCCCCTCCGGCCCCTCTGCTgagggctctctattctgtatcTGCACTGTCCTCTCCCCAGAACTACACAATCACATATCTGACTGCCACCCTGAGCCCTCCATCTGAATGTTCCACAGCATCCTTAACCTTGAAGGAGCCAAAATAGAACTCATCATTTTCAAGACTGAAGCACATAGTCTTCCCCCTCCAACTGGaaccttcctctgctccccaTGCCTAGGAAGGGCACCACCATCTAGACACTTGTGGAAACAAGAAACAGTCATCTTTGGCTCTTCCCCATACCCTGCTGCCCTGTGGTATCTGTTACCAAGGCCTGGCCAGTTGACCTCATAAGCATCTATCCCCATGGCCACTGCACTATTCCAAATGGAACATCATCTTTACATACACtcactctcttttatttttttcgaTTTAAATACAGTTAGTTTTCaaggttgtgttaatttctggttacAGCATAAAATGAttcaattttacatatatattccttttcacattctttttcattataggctattacaaggtattgaatatagttccctgtgcccacCCAGACTGACTTCAGAGTTTCTGCTTTTCATTATAGGACCttaatgtttatctattttacatatagtattttacatatagtagttagtatctgcaaatcctgaactcccagtttatccgtccccatcccctttcccctctgataaccataaatttgttatctatgtttgtgagtctgtttgttttataaataagttcacttgtgtcatttttagattccacatataagtgatattatatagtatttttctttctctttatggcttacttcacttggtatgataatctctaggtctatccatgttgctgcaaatggcatttttatggctgagtagtattccattgtgtatacataccacatcttctttatccagtcatctgtcaatgggcatttgggttgcttccatgtcttggcttttgtaaatagtgctatgaaaattggggtgcatgtatctattcaaattagacttttctccagatatatgcccaggaatgggattgcgggatcgtatggtaagtctgtttttagttttttaaggaatctctataatgttttccataatgactgcaccaaaataccttcccaccaacagtgtaggagggttcccttttctccacaccctttccagtatttaaataaacctaattcccttcCCCCAAATAATAAAGAcattgaaagaaaggaaaattaaactcATGATCACAGATACAAATTTCTAAGTAAGACATAAACAAAATAGCATCTagctatacaaaaaaaaaaaaagacagctttgTCTCTAGTTTCATGGCTGGGCCCACAGTTCTAAATAGCAGATTATGGAGGAAAAGCCCCAGGGTGCTCTGGACACCTCCTGCCAGccatccccaccccactgcccacAGCTGAGTCCATGCCCATCCCCCCTTCTCACCTCAGCAAGGACAAAAGGGAAGGAAGTGAGGCCACTTCATTTGCTCTCTGACTGGATCTGTTTCCTCACCCAAAGTTGTGGATGAGTCTTACTGTCATCTAGTCTCTGCAGCAGCCTCCGTCCTCACAGGGTCCTTCTCAAGGCCAGAAGGGCTACACTGTCAGGAAAGGCTCCCTGGTGGCTATGGAGATGTTTAAATCTGGCATCCCTAACCCTGGTACTTCGACTCTCTCTGGGTTGTGGGGCTGGGAGGCCCATGGAGCAAGCCTGTTCTGGAAACATTCCCTCTCCAGCTAAGCAGGTCTGGTCCAGATTCTGTCATTAGACTTTCAGAGCATCTCTTTTCTGGTGAAATGTGAATAAACTGTAGATTGTATCAATGCAAATTTCTTGGCTTTGATATTGCATTATAGTGATGCAAGATGTTACTACTGGGAGAACCTTGGTGAAGGGTACATGGAATCTTCCtgctcatttttttcaaaatcaaaagtGTCTTCTTAATCTTTTCAACTTCCTTTCCACTCTCCAGTCCACCCCCAAGCCCTTATCACCTCCTTCTTGGATCCTTGTAACCACCTCTTGGTTTTTCTTCTGCCCTTGGCCTTGGCACACACTAGTCCATCTGGAGAATCTCCAAGGCACTGATTTTGAGCTATCTCGCACTGAAATAACCAACTGTGTGCTGGTTTGAGCTGGCACTCAAGGCCCTCCAGACATTTCCAATCTTACCTgctaatttttacttttgttcaTGCCCTGTCTACCTAGAGCATCGTCCTTCTCAAGTCTTTTCTGAGGCTGTGccccagcacccccccccccaatttcagGACGACCCTGACCTTTCTCCATTAAGAGTAAACGCCAATCTGAATTCCCCGATACTAAGAAGACTTTCCCACCAgtcaaatgggggtaataatCCCCGCCTTACCTCCTTGAAAGGATCGTGTGATGATGGCTGGAATAACGCCTTTAATAATGATTATCATTAAATTATTCAAGGGGAGGCCGAAGCAGGGCCTGCATTTCTCGCCGCCCACCCTCCGCGGAAACACAGCCTCAATGACTAGACCGTCTTAAActgccaggccccgcccctctgGACTCGCTAAAGACCAGACCCCGCCCCCTGGACACGCCAACAGCCGGGCTCCGCTTCTCAAGACGCACCAACGGCCAGGCTCCGCCCCTCGAGGCGCACCAACGGCCAGGCTCCGCCCCTCGAGACGCGCCAACGGCCAGGCTCCGCCCCTCGAGGCGCACCAACGGCCAGGTTCCGCCTTGCGTGCGTGCGCGACCCCGTGGAGACGTGCAGGCGCCCGCGTAGTTAGACGCTGAGGTGGCGGCGGTATTGCCAACATGGAGCTGCCGCAGATTCCGGAGCTGATGGGGCTGTCGCTGCTGCTTGGGCTGCTGGCCCTGATGGCGACGGCGGCGGTAGCGCGGGGGTGGTTGCGCGCGAAAGAGGAGACATGTGGCGGGCCCGTCGGTTAGTGGGGCGGGGGCGGGTAGGGGCGACCTACGGGGACCTCGCTCCCGGCCTCTCCGGGGTCCGACCTGCCGTTTGGGCCTGCAGGGGTGCCAGAGACCACCCCTCcgcctcagtttctcctcttgTGAAATAAGTATGGCTTCCCGAGACGAGGTGCCTCCTCGTCGGGGTGGTCGCACCCCTTCCAGACAGCCCGTTAGAACTTGGGTCCCTCGCTGCCACCGACAGCGCGGCAGCGGAGGCCAAGCCGTCGTCTTCCCTCGGAGCCTCAGCTTCTCCGCGCGACCGCTGCGAGAGCGCTTGTAAACTGGCAAGCTTGCTCCTTGTTATTTTATGAAAATGGGGAGGGGGGAGCGGACATTCATTTGTGAAGGCCCTGGTTCCCCGACATGCAATACCTACTACGTCTGTAGGCTTTGGGGTCTTTTTCTTTAGGGAGTCAACTGTTGGGTAAGGAAGTATATCTGAAAATGTAAGTGAAAAATGCAGTATAGTAGGTTTCATAAAAAGGTAAGTATGTAGAAACAGGAAACCCAAGGGTGGGAGTGGTCAGCCCTGCTTTATTCGATTGGGGGTCCAGTAGGGAACACATGAGGTAGAGTCTTCAAGGATTGACGTCTAAGAGTTTGCCAGGAGACCAAGAGAGGAAGAATGAAGCGGAGCACTTCTGAAACAGATTTTGGTTTGACTGTAGtgtgaggggagaagagagggctTGTAAGGGCTGAAATGGCAAGCAGAGGGCAGATTTGTCTTTGTGGCCTCAGGAGTTTTCTTCCTGTAGGAATTAAGGAGCATCTGTAGCCATCTAACACCTGCCAACTTTGCTTCTGGCCTGATTCTCAATTAAATTAGTTATTATATACAAAAGTGACTGGCACCATTTCcggcacagagtaggtgcccaCCTCATGTTCACGACCTCTCCTGCCTCTCACTACCTCTGAGCCTTTTAATGCTTGTGTTGGGTACTCTGCTtatcattttgtatatattatctcACCCAATTCTTGAGTTCTCGTTAAAGAAACAAAAGCTCAGAGCaattaagtaacttacccaagacCAGGGCCACCAGATTCCATTGTGCACTTTATTCCCTACTTAAATATGTGTACCCAAGAATCTGCACTCTGCTGGCCGTACTGTGTACCCACTGAGCTGTGTCAGACCAGAGAGGGTGCCTTTTCTAATGTGCATTGAGTTTATGGTTATATGGTTATAGTTAACGTTACATACAGCAGCAGCAGGCGGCCTCCTCAAGCTCACTCAGGAGTAGAGACACAGGTCCAAACCcaggtctgattccaaagcctctATTTTTTCCCATATCACTCTCCTTGAGGACAAGGGTCATATCTGGTCATCTCTTATGCCTCCATTCAATGCCTGGCCAATCATAGGTGGTCAGTAAGTGcttagtgagtgaatgaatggatgacatGGCCCTTCCTTATAGGCCAGAAAGCAAATGGATTTCCACCTGACAAGTCCTTGAAATCCAAGAAGCAAAAACATCAGCGGATTCGCAAGGAGAAGCCTCAACAACACAACTTCACCCACCGCCTTCTGGCTGCAGCATTGAAGGTACACGGGTACCCATGCACAGAACATGTATACGAAGACCCACACCCCCGCAGACTTTTCCTTTGTAGTGTTCTGTGCGTATTACAGACCCCACTGCCTCTGACCACAATCAGGGATGCCCTATCCTATCCCTTCTCATCGCATCCCATCAGCAGCTTGCTGTTAATCTAGGCAGTAGGGCCCTGGAATCACGGCTGTGAGTTGGGTTTCTCCATCTGCCCAAGGGGCTCCTGTTCATACTTCCTGCAACCCTTCCCCTAGAGCCACAGTGGGAACATATCTTGCATGGACTTTAGCAGCAATGGCAAGTACCTGGCCACCTGTGCAGATGATCGTACCATCCGCATCTGGAGCACCAAGGACTTCCTGCAGAGGGAACACCGTAGCATGAGAGCAAATGTGGAGCTGGACCATGCCATCCTGGTGCGCTTCAGCCCTGACTGCAGGTGGGACAGGATGGAGCCTCAGGTTTGCCTGCAGAAGCCCTGACCCAGGCTTATGTCCTTCCCATACCTCCTTTGGGATAGTGAGGGGGGACCCAGGGTCTCCCTTGTGGTGGCAGAAAGGGAACATCCAGACAGCTTGAATGTTGCCTGGAGCTCCCTGGAGGGCTATGTAGCTACAtaggaaggaagcagagagagggagatCTATTCCTACTTGGGAAGTACCAAAGCCTGGCTTCTAGATTAATTTTGGAAGCTGTGATGGTTTTCTAAACCCTAGAGAGAAGCTAAAGGAGCCAGAGCTATGAGAGTCGTACCTTCTAAGgaattttaagacattttgaaCCAAGGGGTTACGTTGTGAGGCTAGACTATAGGTCCTGAAGGGAGGTCTTGATCTTCCTCAAAGCCTGCCTAGCACAGAATCTGGAACACACAGGTCTCCATGTTCAAAGGAGTGAGAGACTTGTCTGCTTCTTGTCTCTAGAGCCTTCATCGTCTGGCTGGCCAGTGGAGACACCCTCCGTGTCTTCAAGATGACCAAGCGAGAGGATGGGGGCTATACATTCACAGCCACCCCAGAGGACTTTCCTAAAAGGCACAAGGCACCCATCGTCAACATTGGCATTGCTGACACAGGTAAGAGGCAGTCAGAGGGTAGAGCTTGCCCAACACAAGAGAATGGACCCAGTTATATTTACTGAATGATTGAGCAGCCTGAAAGTTGTGCTCAGCCCCAGCATGACGAAAGGGGCTCTGGCTCTGGACTCTCCTGGGGTCCTGGGAGCCATAGCAGGTCCCCAGGGAAGGCAGGTAATAGCCACAGTCTTCAGCCAAATCCTTCCTTATCTGTGGCAACCTTTGGCTCAGGAGGGGAACATGAATCCTTGAGACAGAGGCCTTCATAAGTGTCTCCTTGGCAAGTGACAGTCAGTCAGGTCATTGACCTCAGCTCATGTCACTCCCCTCACCCCTCAGGGAAGTTCATCATGACTGCTTCTAGTGACACAACTATCCTCATCTGGAATCTGAAAGGTCAGGTGCTGTCTACCATCAACACCAACCAGATGAACAATACATATGCTGCTATATCCCCCTGTAGCAGGTGAGGACGGAGGGACTTTGGCATCTGGATGGGCAGATGAGGCTGcctggggcagaggctggggctgAAGGCTAGGGACAGAGCAGAGAGCCAGCTGCAAATAGCAGAAAGCTCATACAGTATGGAATCAGGACACCTAGATTCAAGTCCTcagtctctgtttcttcatctatagtTTTTAAAAGGTTGAAGTGGGGGTACTATGTATATTTTAGCACAGCTATGAGGTCTTATGTTATTTAGATACACGATTAACTTTCTCAGGAAAAAAGTTTACTGGGTTTGCagaaaaagatgcttaaaattaatttttaagaaacctGATTTGTATGGCAGGTTTGTGGCCTCGTGTGGCTTTACCCCAGATGTAAAAGTTTGGGAAGTCTGCTTTGGGAAAAAAGGGGAATTCCAGGAGGTTGTGCGAGCTTTTGAACTGAAGGGCCACTCTGCAGCCGTCCACTTCTTTGCTTTCTCCAATGACTCCCGGAGGTGAGTGAATCCTGATTTCTTACCAATGACCCTCAGCCTCTCTCTGGGCAGCCAGGATCCTTCTGCCATTCTTTGCAGCAGCTCTGAAGTGGGTGGGGTACCTGGCCCTCAGCAGGCCCATAGCAATGGAACTGGCTTCCTAGCTGGAGTCCCTAAAGCTACCCCAGTGCCCTCCGCTCCAGGGTGTGTTGGGCTAGAGCCATGATTTTCCATGCTGCAGGATGGCCTCTGTCTCCAAGGATGGTACGTGGAAATTGTGGGACACAGATGTGGAATACAAGAAGCAGCAGGACCCCTACTTGCTGAGGACAGGCCGCTTTGAAGAAGCGAGCACCACGTCATGTCGCCTGGCTCTCTCCCCTGACGCCCAGGTCTTGGCTTTGGCCAGTGGCAGCAGTATTCATCTCTATAATACCCGGCGGGGTGAGAAGGAGGAGTGCTTTGAGCAGGTCCATGGGGAGTGTATCACTGACTTGTCCTTTGACATCACTGGCCGGCTTCTGGCCTCCTGTGGGGACCGGGCGGTGCGGCTCCTCCACAACACCCCTGGCTACCGGGCAGTAGTGGAAGAAATGCAGGGCCTCCTGAAGCGGGCCTCCAATGAGAGCACCCGCCAGAGGCTGCAGCAGCAGCTGACTCAGGCCCAGGAGGCCCTGAAGAGCCTGGGTGCCTTGAAGAAATGACTCTGAGAGGGACAGCAGAAAGGAGCTGGCCTTCTGCTGCCACGACTGCTGCCACTTTTCCCGGGTACTCCCCAGCTGGAACCCTTGAAAGGAGTGTTCTGATTTTCTTAATGGTGactcctctttcctttttcccattGAAACTATTCTTGCCTACTTAGATCTCTCTCTTTCCTTGCTGGTTGTGACTCCTGGCCTTACTTGACCTCCCACGCTAATAACCAAGGTGCTTCTCTTTTTCCTGGGACCAAGGAGTAGAATCTAACTTCACCAGACACTGAGGAGAGTGGTaattagaagagagagagaacatggtTTTTGACCTTGTAGCAACACACCCTGGTATCCAAAGAAGTTTGTAATTGTGGAAGCAAAGCCTAGGGGACACCTGACTACTAACCAGCAGTTTTGAGGGGTGGGAGATTGGGATATCTTCCAATTCCAGAACTGTGGTATGGCTTCAGGGAAAAGATTACCTTAATCCAGGCAAAGCATCTAACTCCATCAAAAAGTAATTAAGGGATttcattctgtgcctcagttttctcatttgtaaaacggAGAATATTTGGCTCTGCTTTAAGTTGTGCAGAGGAATCATAATCAGAAGGTGACTCTCTGTCTCTCATGAGGTTATATCCTGTTTGAGGAGAACCCCTGATCAGTTCATCAGACATTggagtgcctactctgtgcccaGCACAGCACTGGGCACTGGAGATAAATGTGAATTAGGACATGATCTCTGCCATCAGAGATGGCTGGTGGGAGAAAGGTACACATGTCTAGGAAGTGCTTCTTGTTAGTTTATTCATAGCTGAAGGAGGCTGTTGTAAAAGTCAAGGCAAGAGGACTGAGTCAGGACAGAGGCAATGGGTATGAAGTTAAGGGGTTGATTTGATAGGAGATTCAGTGTTTAGAAGTTCAAATTTTTGGACTTTGAGGACTGCGTGGATGTGAGAGGTAAGGGAAATGAGGAATCTAGGAAGACTTAAGCCTAGGCAAAATTTATTCATCCAAAATAAATTCTTACTCCCTCTCTCTAAAACTGGGACCTCCCCTAGTGACCCCTAACTCATATAAATGTCTGAACAAGTCACAACCTTGGAGTTATCCTTAATTACTCTCTTTTCACTACTTCCACCGCC is a window of Vicugna pacos chromosome 18, VicPac4, whole genome shotgun sequence DNA encoding:
- the TBL2 gene encoding transducin beta-like protein 2 isoform X2, with amino-acid sequence MELPQIPELMGLSLLLGLLALMATAAVARGWLRAKEETCGGPVGQKANGFPPDKSLKSKKQKHQRIRKEKPQQHNFTHRLLAAALKSHSGNISCMDFSSNGKYLATCADDRTIRIWSTKDFLQREHRSMRANVELDHAILVRFSPDCRAFIVWLASGDTLRVFKMTKREDGGYTFTATPEDFPKRHKAPIVNIGIADTGKFIMTASSDTTILIWNLKGQVLSTINTNQMNNTYAAISPCSRFVASCGFTPDVKVWEVCFGKKGEFQEVVRAFELKGHSAAVHFFAFSNDSRRMASVSKDGTWKLWDTDVEYKKQQDPYLLRTGRFEEASTTSCRLALSPDAQVLALASGSSIHLYNTRRGL
- the TBL2 gene encoding transducin beta-like protein 2 isoform X1, producing MELPQIPELMGLSLLLGLLALMATAAVARGWLRAKEETCGGPVGQKANGFPPDKSLKSKKQKHQRIRKEKPQQHNFTHRLLAAALKSHSGNISCMDFSSNGKYLATCADDRTIRIWSTKDFLQREHRSMRANVELDHAILVRFSPDCRAFIVWLASGDTLRVFKMTKREDGGYTFTATPEDFPKRHKAPIVNIGIADTGKFIMTASSDTTILIWNLKGQVLSTINTNQMNNTYAAISPCSRFVASCGFTPDVKVWEVCFGKKGEFQEVVRAFELKGHSAAVHFFAFSNDSRRMASVSKDGTWKLWDTDVEYKKQQDPYLLRTGRFEEASTTSCRLALSPDAQVLALASGSSIHLYNTRRGEKEECFEQVHGECITDLSFDITGRLLASCGDRAVRLLHNTPGYRAVVEEMQGLLKRASNESTRQRLQQQLTQAQEALKSLGALKK